One window of Phaenicophaeus curvirostris isolate KB17595 chromosome 22, BPBGC_Pcur_1.0, whole genome shotgun sequence genomic DNA carries:
- the TP73 gene encoding tumor protein p73 isoform X3: MDQSIGSRAASTSPYSSEHTSNVPTHSPYSQPSSTFDTMSPAPVIPSNTDYPGPHHFEVTFQQSSTAKSATWTYSPLLKKLYCQIAKTCPIQIKVSTPPPPGTIIRAMPVYKKAEHVTEVVKRCPNHELGRDFNDGQSAPASHLIRVEGNNLSQYVDDPVTGRQSVMVPYEPPQVGTEFTTILYNFMCNSSCVGGMNRRPILIIITLETRDGQVLGRRSFEGRICACPGRDRKADEDHYREQQALNESAAKNGNANKRTFKQSPQGIPALGAGVKKRRHGEEETYYVPVRGRENFEILMKIKESLELVELVPQQLVESYRQQQQQLLQRQSQLQTPSSYGPVLSPMNKVHSGGINKLPSVNQLVGQPAQHGSGSAPSLGPMGPGMLNSHPMQPNGEMNGGHSSQSMVSGSHCTPPPPYNPDPSLVSFLTGLGCPNCIDYFTSQGLQNIYHLQNLSIEDLGALKIPEQYRMIIWRGLQELKQSHDYGAQQLIRSSSNASTISIGSSGELQRQRVMEAVHFRVRHTITIPNRGGADDWADFGFDLPDCKSRKQSIKEEFTEGEIN; encoded by the exons ATGGATCAGAGCATcggcagcagagcagcctccaCCAGCCCCTACAGCTCCGAGCACACCTCCAATGTCCCAACGCATTCGCCCTACTCGCAGCCCAGCTCTACCTTCGACACCATGTCCCCAGCTCCCGTCATCCCCTCCAACACCGACTACCCCGGTCCCCACCACTTTGAGGTGACCTTCCAGCAGTCCAGCACCGCCAAGTCAGCCACCTGGACA TACTCCCCTCTGCTGAAGAAACTCTACTGTCAGATTGCAAAGACATGTCCCATCCAGATCAAGGTGTCCaccccgccgccgccgggcaCCATCATCCGGGCcatgcccgtctacaagaaggccGAGCACGTCACCGAGGTGGTGAAACGCTGCCCCAACCACGAGCTCGGCCGCGACTTCAACGACG GTCAGTCGGCCCCAGCCAGCCACCTCATCCGCGTGGAGGGCAACAACCTCTCGCAGTATGTGGACGACCCCGTGACGGGAAGGCAGAGCGTGATGGTGCCCTACGAGCCCCCGCAG GTGGGGACCGAGTTCACCACCATCCTGTACAACTTCATGTGCAACAGCAGCTGCGTGGGAGGAATGAACAGGAGGCccatcctcatcatcatcacgCTGGAGACAAGAGA tgGCCAAGTCCTAGGGAGGAGATCGTTCGAGGGACGGATCTGTGCCTGTCCCGGCAGAGACCGGAAAGCTGATGAAGATCATTACCGGGAGCAACAAGCCCTGAACGAGAGTGCAGCTAAAAACGGCAACGCCAACAAACGCA caTTCAAGCAGAGCCCGCAGGGGATCCCAGCGCTTGGGGCTGGCGTTAAGAAGCGGCGGCACGGGGAGGAGGAGACATATTATGTGCCT GTGCGAGGCCGGGAGAACTTTGAGATCCTGATGAAGATAAAGGAGagcctggagctggtggagctggtCCCGCAGCAGCTGGTGGAGTCCTaccggcagcagcagcagcagctcctgcagaggCA GAGCCAACTGCAGACACCTTCCTCCTACGGCCCCGTCCTTTCGCCCATGAACAAGGTTCACAGTGGTGGAATCAACAAGCTGCCCTCGGTCAACCAGCTGGTAGGGCAGCCCGCGCAGCACGGCTCCGGCTCCGCGCCCAGCCTGGGGCCCATGG GACCCGGAATGCTCAACAGTCACCCCATGCAACCCAACGGAGAAATGAACGGGGGCCACTCATCCCAGTCCATGGTCTCCGGATCTCACTGCACGCCCCCTCCGCCCTACAACCCCGATCCCAGCCTCGTCAG TTTTTTGACAGGATTGGGGTGTCCAAACTGCATCGACTATTTCACCTCACAAGGGTTACAGAACATTTACCACCTGCAGAACCTATCCATAGAG GATCTCGGAGCACTGAAGATCCCGGAGCAGTACAGGATGATCATCTGGAGGGGTCTGCAGGAGCTCAAGCAGAGCCATGACTACGGAGCCCAGCAGCTCATCCGCTCCAGCAGCAACGCGTCCACCATCTCCATCGGCAGCTCGGGCGAGCTGCAGCGGCAGCGCGTGATGGAGGCCGTGCACTTTCGCGTGCGTCACACCATCACCATCCCCAACCGCGGCGGCGCCGACGACTGGGCAGACTTTGGGTTCGACCTCCCGGACTGCAAATCGCGCAAACAGTCCATAAAGGAGGAATTCACGGAGGGAGAGATCAACTGA
- the TP73 gene encoding tumor protein p73 isoform X2, whose protein sequence is MSQSTPADEGATFEHLWSTLEPDSTYFDLPPSNHTSSNEVSDRTEVTMDIFQMRSMNDSVMSQFNLLNNSMDQSIGSRAASTSPYSSEHTSNVPTHSPYSQPSSTFDTMSPAPVIPSNTDYPGPHHFEVTFQQSSTAKSATWTYSPLLKKLYCQIAKTCPIQIKVSTPPPPGTIIRAMPVYKKAEHVTEVVKRCPNHELGRDFNDGQSAPASHLIRVEGNNLSQYVDDPVTGRQSVMVPYEPPQVGTEFTTILYNFMCNSSCVGGMNRRPILIIITLETRDGQVLGRRSFEGRICACPGRDRKADEDHYREQQALNESAAKNGNANKRTFKQSPQGIPALGAGVKKRRHGEEETYYVPVRGRENFEILMKIKESLELVELVPQQLVESYRQQQQQLLQRQSQLQTPSSYGPVLSPMNKVHSGGINKLPSVNQLVGQPAQHGSGSAPSLGPMGPGMLNSHPMQPNGEMNGGHSSQSMVSGSHCTPPPPYNPDPSLVSFLTGLGCPNCIDYFTSQGLQNIYHLQNLSIEDLGALKIPEQYRMIIWRGLQELKQSHDYGAQQLIRSSSNASTISIGSSGELQRQRVMEAVHFRVRHTITIPNRGGADDWADFGFDLPDCKSRKQSIKEEFTEGEIN, encoded by the exons tCCCAGTTCAATTTGCTGAACAACAGCATGGATCAGAGCATcggcagcagagcagcctccaCCAGCCCCTACAGCTCCGAGCACACCTCCAATGTCCCAACGCATTCGCCCTACTCGCAGCCCAGCTCTACCTTCGACACCATGTCCCCAGCTCCCGTCATCCCCTCCAACACCGACTACCCCGGTCCCCACCACTTTGAGGTGACCTTCCAGCAGTCCAGCACCGCCAAGTCAGCCACCTGGACA TACTCCCCTCTGCTGAAGAAACTCTACTGTCAGATTGCAAAGACATGTCCCATCCAGATCAAGGTGTCCaccccgccgccgccgggcaCCATCATCCGGGCcatgcccgtctacaagaaggccGAGCACGTCACCGAGGTGGTGAAACGCTGCCCCAACCACGAGCTCGGCCGCGACTTCAACGACG GTCAGTCGGCCCCAGCCAGCCACCTCATCCGCGTGGAGGGCAACAACCTCTCGCAGTATGTGGACGACCCCGTGACGGGAAGGCAGAGCGTGATGGTGCCCTACGAGCCCCCGCAG GTGGGGACCGAGTTCACCACCATCCTGTACAACTTCATGTGCAACAGCAGCTGCGTGGGAGGAATGAACAGGAGGCccatcctcatcatcatcacgCTGGAGACAAGAGA tgGCCAAGTCCTAGGGAGGAGATCGTTCGAGGGACGGATCTGTGCCTGTCCCGGCAGAGACCGGAAAGCTGATGAAGATCATTACCGGGAGCAACAAGCCCTGAACGAGAGTGCAGCTAAAAACGGCAACGCCAACAAACGCA caTTCAAGCAGAGCCCGCAGGGGATCCCAGCGCTTGGGGCTGGCGTTAAGAAGCGGCGGCACGGGGAGGAGGAGACATATTATGTGCCT GTGCGAGGCCGGGAGAACTTTGAGATCCTGATGAAGATAAAGGAGagcctggagctggtggagctggtCCCGCAGCAGCTGGTGGAGTCCTaccggcagcagcagcagcagctcctgcagaggCA GAGCCAACTGCAGACACCTTCCTCCTACGGCCCCGTCCTTTCGCCCATGAACAAGGTTCACAGTGGTGGAATCAACAAGCTGCCCTCGGTCAACCAGCTGGTAGGGCAGCCCGCGCAGCACGGCTCCGGCTCCGCGCCCAGCCTGGGGCCCATGG GACCCGGAATGCTCAACAGTCACCCCATGCAACCCAACGGAGAAATGAACGGGGGCCACTCATCCCAGTCCATGGTCTCCGGATCTCACTGCACGCCCCCTCCGCCCTACAACCCCGATCCCAGCCTCGTCAG TTTTTTGACAGGATTGGGGTGTCCAAACTGCATCGACTATTTCACCTCACAAGGGTTACAGAACATTTACCACCTGCAGAACCTATCCATAGAG GATCTCGGAGCACTGAAGATCCCGGAGCAGTACAGGATGATCATCTGGAGGGGTCTGCAGGAGCTCAAGCAGAGCCATGACTACGGAGCCCAGCAGCTCATCCGCTCCAGCAGCAACGCGTCCACCATCTCCATCGGCAGCTCGGGCGAGCTGCAGCGGCAGCGCGTGATGGAGGCCGTGCACTTTCGCGTGCGTCACACCATCACCATCCCCAACCGCGGCGGCGCCGACGACTGGGCAGACTTTGGGTTCGACCTCCCGGACTGCAAATCGCGCAAACAGTCCATAAAGGAGGAATTCACGGAGGGAGAGATCAACTGA